The Cohnella abietis genome has a segment encoding these proteins:
- a CDS encoding M23 family metallopeptidase — protein sequence MKWRHKKFTFMVIPDANSSVIRFQLSALILISGIAVIIALIAGCIAAFLIYRGSSGQIGQLKHQLSSASVDYERIIDNKSKHIDELQTNLIDLSEQAKTISTHMNDLKSLESQLKEMVGIDAGDSRAKAAHTQEEDSYSGQFSMDGGTGGEDRPVTEEEMKLLLDQTRDEFLNLGEELETMKPELEFTKSQVAKQQKLIAVTPTIWPTDSRKITSTFGIRKDPFKRRATYHAGLDIGANIGEPIYAAANGTVIEAGRSPSHGNNVLISHSNGLQTHYSHMSKIITTVGAKVSKGDIIGEIGSTGRSTGPHLHYEVILNGEHVDPLPYLKASRRSP from the coding sequence ATGAAATGGCGACATAAAAAATTCACCTTCATGGTGATCCCGGATGCGAACAGCTCAGTTATACGTTTCCAACTATCCGCACTCATTCTTATATCGGGGATAGCCGTAATTATTGCATTAATTGCAGGATGTATTGCAGCGTTCCTGATTTACAGAGGAAGCTCCGGACAAATCGGTCAATTAAAACACCAGCTGTCATCAGCCTCGGTTGATTATGAACGAATTATTGATAATAAGAGCAAGCATATCGACGAGCTGCAAACAAACTTAATTGACCTTTCTGAGCAAGCAAAAACTATCAGTACCCATATGAACGACCTTAAGAGCTTAGAATCCCAGCTTAAGGAAATGGTAGGTATTGATGCAGGAGATTCCCGTGCCAAAGCTGCTCATACACAAGAGGAAGACTCTTACAGTGGGCAATTTTCAATGGATGGGGGCACTGGTGGCGAAGACCGTCCTGTTACTGAGGAGGAAATGAAACTTTTACTCGATCAAACCCGCGATGAATTCCTAAATCTTGGAGAAGAGCTTGAGACGATGAAGCCCGAGCTTGAGTTCACCAAATCCCAAGTGGCCAAGCAGCAAAAGCTCATCGCCGTAACTCCAACCATATGGCCGACAGACTCACGCAAAATCACTTCCACCTTCGGAATACGCAAGGATCCTTTTAAAAGAAGAGCGACTTATCATGCAGGCTTAGATATTGGCGCGAATATTGGAGAACCGATATATGCGGCAGCGAACGGGACGGTAATTGAGGCAGGACGAAGCCCCTCACACGGCAATAATGTACTCATCTCCCACTCGAACGGACTCCAAACGCATTACTCCCATATGAGTAAAATCATAACTACGGTTGGCGCCAAGGTGAGCAAGGGAGATATTATCGGCGAAATTGGTTCAACGGGGCGTAGTACTGGGCCGCATCTCCACTACGAGGTTATCCTTAACGGTGAGCACGTTGATCCTCTTCCCTATCTTAAAGCAAGTAGAAGGAGCCCTTAA